Part of the Macadamia integrifolia cultivar HAES 741 unplaced genomic scaffold, SCU_Mint_v3 scaffold1845, whole genome shotgun sequence genome, AATCCCTGAGATCCtatataaacaaaaataaataaataaatccgtGGATTTGAACCAATACCTCTAGTTCCAACAGTCAGAGATGAGTTATTGTTATAAACAGGTTGACCAGAGTTTGTTGTCCAGAATGGGGAATCAAAAGCACTCGACGGGCGAAACTGTATCAAGTCAATGGAACCACATAAACACAAAGAGGAAAGTATAACAatacaagagaaagaaaaaatcctaACCAAAAATATGAAACAGGACacgattaaaaataaataaagaaaacaaaataaaatcatatacaCAAAACTTGNNNNNNNNNNNNNNNNNNNNaaaaaaaaaaaaaaaagtaataaacatGGAACAATTACTCAACAGACATAATCCAAGGCTGAAATTGTACCATAGAGaagacaaatcaaaataaaactccTCAAATATATGAGATTAATGATcgaaaaacataaatcaaaagaaTAGTCCTCCAAATATGACATGAAACAAATAATCGAGAACGCAGATTCAACTAACAACAATTAGAAAAAACAATGCAAAAGTCATATAATCTATGCCGTTCGGAATCAAAACCACATAATTCAACCAAACAGATAAGCAGCGAAGCAATTTCAACAAACATAATCAAGAAACAAACCAGTATATCAATCCTCGAGGAAGCAAAGCATGAACATTAAGATTTATCAATCGGGAATTCACAGTGTAAAGTTAGGTACCTTGTAAGGATCCATAGCGAGAAAGAGAGATCTCTACTCTGTTAGTCTTCGGGATAAGAACAGAAAGAGctccttcccctcttcctttGTCTGTGGCGATTAGGCTCACGCCTCCCGAAGGGATTTGTTGATAAATATAAGAGTGGGAATGCTGGACCTGCTGTCACTCTTAAATACGATTAACAGTAAAATTAGGACCGTAAGTTAAACGATAAATACTCGGAATCTCAATTTCTCGCTTATccgttgattttatttttcttttttaggtctttttcttttttcttttttttttttttataaaaatgtcCGTAATTACTTGACaaatttttttgtgagaaataattTGCTATCATGgttttttgaataaattgatgaaaatatttttccatcacccatcttccttgtaattctttttatataaaatCCAATGAGCGTTGATCCCCATGTGTGCACTTTCATTGGCTCCTACACTTATGCAATGAGCATGCAACTAGACGGTGatctttatataataataatatattcacaatttaagggaaaaattatttttgttcaccaaaaaataataatagtaatagtatGTTTAAAACAAAATACTTCATATCAGTCTTGAAACAAACTACTTCTGGAGATCCTAGCATTTCCTACTAATAtcaaacaatataaaagaatgcACTAATGAGGTGTTACAAAACCATATCATGCATATGCATAATATTTTTTGTGAACACACTAAATCACCCATCTCACATATCAAGATTTCACAAAAAAATGTTGAGATCgtaaatcttttcttttttttaaatgaataattGAAATTATAACAGAAGATGCAAAATACATAGggtttacaaataaaaaaaaaaaaaaaaaaatctgaaattttaaaacaccattttttcgtttaaaaactgcattttgacacagaaactgaaattttcgtttttgaaacgaaacgataccaaacgggccctaaatcttcatttattgttttggttttggattcacCCATTTTTATACTAAAACTGATGAAAACGAATTAAAGCCAAATCGATAAGACCAATAGACTATTCCCCACACTAGCAACATGGAAAACCATTTGATTCTCATAAAATAAGCGTGAAGGATTTACGCATTTGTTTATATTGGTACATGCTAAGGGGTGATGATCCTTTGTCGCGAGTGCGACCATGCAACGAGCATTGAATGGTCGAGACAATATCGGCACACACCACGATACCATGCCGGCCATCGGATCCTTGGCgtgcagaggatttttttttatgctaaaTCAATAACAGCCAatgaaataatatatttaatgaggagaaagaaaggattCACATATTTAATAAGGGGAGAGGGATTCTTTAGTATTGTTTTCCACCAAGTGATCCAGTTGGCAGTAATGGGGCATTTAacgaggagagagagtgtgaggTCTATGGATGATGTGTCATATGTGAAAGGTATGCACATAAATCTACACACTAACAGGGGTgggtattttgtattttgttgtGTTGTGCCCTTGCAGCCGTCATTTCCCCTGCTTTTGAAACTGGGGGCACAGGGGTCACAATTAAGTAACATTATTTTCCCCATCTAATAATTATAATATTCAAGTCAGCCACTCTCACAAAAACCCATTATTCGTGGATACCCCTATTCGGTGTAGAAAAGTTTCATACTGTGGAGAAGTATTTTCCCCAAGTGTTTATTGGTCTTTGTAGAGGAAGTATATATGGGTTGCTTTTGAGGTTTCACAAGGTAAcctctttttgaaaaaaaaaaaatccaaattaaattACTGTCCCAAATACAGAGGTTCTTAAGCATGGATCAGATTAATTTGATATTAATCCAGAAATCTTAAGCCTTAgcttgaatttttttgaatgaatagAAATTATactaaaacaaatgaaaaacagACAAAGCTAAAACCCGCTAGACAAGGCAAAGGCCCTACCCATCTTGAGTCTTGGCTTGATTTGTTAATACATGTTCCTTCCTTATAtaaaatctttcttttctctttttggtaAAGGATATAAAATCTTTCAACTGCTTAAACATAAACTAATTAAAAAGTGCAAAGATAGCTCTATTgtcattcaaaatttaaatgtcTGTCtctgagtgagagagagagagagagtatctaGGTCATTGGGCCACCTAAGGAGTCATAGGGCTGAGATAATATCCTCAAAAAGGGTCTgcctagtgcacaaggctcctacCACTACGGGATCTAAGGagagtcataatgtatgcaaccttaaCCCTACTTTCCATAGAAGTGGGCTCTCAACTTTAACCAGTGACCACTTGAGCAACCTTAGTATTGTGCAGAGAGAGCATCTTCATAGTACCAATTGAGGTTCACAAAATCATGATTCCTATCTTGTATAAATTTCCCAGAGGAACATAACATTAActagatggaaagaaagaagaggatgaaCCATGAACCCTTctcaaattttcataatttcaggCTTCTTTTTAATGTAACAAATCAAAACAATGAGTAGGTATCAATTCATCAGTTTTTCATTACTAACAGATGGAAAGAAGTGTTTAAGCATATGCATTGAAGTCATGTTTCTGTATAGTTTTGGAACCATAAACTGAAAAATCACTCTAGGTAATTAAGAAGGTTTCTTAAGTTGAGATATATCTGTTAAAACTAGGAATTGAAGCATTAGAAGTTGGAACATAACATACCCTCCattagggagagagaggaggactTCATTAGGATCATCTCTTTATCACATTCCCAATCTCAGGTCCAAAACAAGCCCTGAAGAAGACGACGATGAAGAAGATGACCCATTGTTCTCTAATGGCGCAGGGAAGTTCAAGTCCAGATCACCACAATCCTCCCTCTTTATGGAAGGATTCAAGTTCAACCTCCTGTGCCCACCAAGAGCTTGACTATTAGAGAACACACTCATACACATTCTGGTTTGGTGGCCTAAAGCCATGTCCAGCTTGTCTTCTCCAGCCAATACCAATTCTCCCGCTCCGGTACTCCTGTCATGTCCATGATCGCCAATTTGCAGACAATCGTCTTCCCCATCACTTCTCGCAATTGCGAAACAACCCTTAACATTTTTGTGGCTAGCCCTGTGTCCACCCAGAGCTTGGTGGGATCCAAAAACCCTCTTGCAACTCGAGCATTCAAATCTACAATTCAACCCCGAAGGACTCGCAATCTCATCAACATCTTCAGGGACCAGTGCTTCATGGCAGTCCCTGTAGCCTCTATCAACTATAGAGCACGGCGTATCCATAGATAGCAATACTAGACAAGTTGCCACTTCATGATCCGCTTCAGTGAAATTCGTTGAGAGACTCTCTGAAGGGATTTCCGACGGAGGACGACGAGAATTGAGAGGCGGATTGATCCCTCGCCAAGTGCGCTCAGGATGGCATCTCATATGTCCGAACAGAGCCTTCCAAGAGGAGAATTGCTTGCCACACTCGCTGCAGGGGCGGGCTATCTTAGGAGCGCTCGAGTCAGGCTTCTTCCATCCTTTAGGATGCTGCGATGGATAATCGTTTGGATCAGCGGCTAATcggcacattttttttctcttccttctccggCTGATCTCGGGGGATCTACTGGGGCCGGCACCACTGTCGTCGGCGCCGGTGGTGGCGGTAACGGTGATTCGAGGTCTGAAACTGTCGAAGCTTTCTTGCCTAGACGAACTAGGGAAGTCTGTGGTGGCGTGGTTCATCGaaatccagagagagagagagtgtgaaaAAAGCTTGACGATGGAGGATAGGGTTTGTCTTATGGTTTGAGCGGTTGTATGCGTTTTCCCTCCCAAAGTACAGAAACAGGAAAGCTTTGAATAAGGCGGTTATTTGCCTTTCAGTTATTAGGAGGGGGAGGCTAAAAGCTAGTGGAGGAGTGTATAAAGGCCAATGAAAGTGTGACACCTGGACTATATAACCACGCCTTTGAAGTTGGAACGGAACTGCTTATCTTTCAAGTTGGAACGGAACTGCTTATCGTGGATTAAACATTTCCGTTGAAAAACACGTGACTCTATTCCCCCGTTCACTTTTACTTTATTGTCGTCCGTTTCGCTCTCTCGTCGACTTGGATCAATagttaaatatatttttctgtaTCCTTGTATTGGTAAAAGATAGAGCATGTATTGGATGCGGATTCATATAATCATATGATCGCATGAGTAACAGATCCTATCACATTTCTATCCTTTAGTTTTAAGGTTTCAGTCAAACATGACTATCAGGAGAATAATTAGCAAAAACAGAAAgggcaaaaaaatagaaatggatgGTATAGATTCTATAcagtaaaaaaatttaaacaatacaatcaaataagcagtaaaaagataaaaaatggtaaaaaatgaaaaatggacgAGTTTTAAACGtatagatttcaaacaaatgggataaaaaatacaataacaTACTCGTATAAATTAGataattattacatgaatacctgcatgttcaaaacaactacaatatccaaTATTAATGAATATATatcccatgtctcattataagttttaagacatataattgaatatcattcaacacaaattctaaattcatatatcacacatgtccaaagtcttattgagcaatgtggcttgaCTGTAATATTGTTcgttgttgtcaacatagtcagcACACTCTCGGAGTgatgtatgttcagtttgagttggatcatcactttagaaacacttTCTAATGAATGCATTAATTTGTAGCTCAATTTCGGGGTTCATGCATTGATATTAAGTTTAAAGtgatatcataaaaaatatgggccgttgagttagcttcaagttggcAAAAGAATCAAGTCGATCAGAGTTCGAGAGAAAGAGATATGTTAATTAaatagacattatgttcaataagtcttaaaaaatgttaaaaaataggAACGTGTTTAGAACATGAATGCTTGCTATATGCTATTTTCCCCCATATCTTTGGGACGCATACGGAAAAACGTATAACAGTAATAAACGAAAGCACGTTTAAGATGtagtttaaaacatgtttttgctaacagtgatcaggaggaggttaggtatgccgACGACTTTCTTATAGCTGGCAAGTCAATCAATGGGAATAGAAGACTTTTCtaaggggagaaggagagagatcgatccaGATCTGTATATACCGACAGTacacccaaccttttcccatatctNNNNNNNNNNNNNNNNNNNNttttttatttttattttattatgttgTGTGTGTGTAGGCCGTCACATGATTGCATATTAACACCTAATACAAAATGATTTTACGTAAAAACATTTTATTATCCTCAAGTGTTTTTAAGGAGGTTAGGTATGGGGTCGGCTTTCATGAAGTTAACAgttcaaccaatgggaggggTATAGAGGATTTTATGTAGTATACCcaacttttcttttaattaatttttgaaaaaagaattttttttaattactttttgaaaaaaagaacGCTATCCACTTACATACTTACATGTGTCTATGTCGACTAACAGGATAGTATTTTGTTGCCCTATTTTGTTCTACTTAATTAAAGATTTGACATTGGTGTGGCATTGTGGAATTGAACAAAAACCACACAATGTCGAACATAAAAACACTACGAACAAAAAACCGATTGATATAATACCAAAACCAACGGGGAAATCATTAGGGTTGTAtttggtagctaagagaagaaaagaaaagaaaaatctaaaaaataaaaaaataaaaaacaaatgaaatggtatgaaaataaaaaaaattatgtacgTTTGACCatggagagaagaaaaggaaataaattttttttccttatgttttcttgtgttttacggaaaactttttttttgggcagcAAAAGAATACCCTAGCATtctcaaggtgaattttgaaattaaaaaaaaaagaatattctctTAATTTAGGACATATCAAACATAATGAGAATTTCTCAAACTAaggaaaaagtacaaaattagTTGCACCAAACatagagccaaaaaaaaaaaaaagttatttctTTCTTATCATAATTTTGCATATATTTATATGATAATCaatctgagaaaaaaaaagaaaccaaaaccaatttgTAGTAAAACcagccgaagctagatcttcatttattgttttggttttggattcacCCATTTTTATACTAAATGAAAATGAATTAAAGTCAAATCGATAAGACCAATAGACTATTCCCCACACTAGCACATGGAAAACCATTTGATTCTCACAAAATAAACGTGAAGGATTTACGCATTTGTTTATATTGGTACATACTAAGGGGTGATGATCCTCTGTCGTGAGTGCGGTCATGTAATGAGCATCGAATAGTCGAGACAACATCAGCACACACCACGATGCCATGTCGGCCATCGGATCCTTGTCGTGCAAAGGATTTTTTTTGCATGCTAAATCAATAACAGCCAatgaaataatatatttaatgaggagaaagaaaggattCACATATTTATTAAGGGGAGAGGGATTCTTTAGTATTGTTTTCCACCAAGTGATCCAATTGGCAGTAATGGGGCATTTaacgaagagagagagtgtgaggTCTATGGATGATGTGTCATATGTGAAAGGTGTGCACATAAATCTACACACTAACAGGGTgggtattttgtattttgttgtGTTGTGCCCTTGCAGCCGTCATTTCCCCTGCTTTTGTAACTGGGGGCACGGGGGCCACAATTAAGTAACATTATTTTCCCCATCTAATAATTATAATATTCAAGTCAGCCACTCTCACAAAAACCCATTATTCGTGGATACCCCATAGATTATTCGGTGTAGAAAAGTTTCATACTGTGGAGAAGTATTTTCCCCAAGTATTTATTGGTCTTTGTAGAGGAAGTATATATGGG contains:
- the LOC122064992 gene encoding zinc finger protein ZAT3-like, which translates into the protein MNHATTDFPSSSRQESFDSFRPRITVTATTGADDSGAGPSRSPEISRRRKRKKMCRLAADPNDYPSQHPKGWKKPDSSAPKIARPCSECGKQFSSWKALFGHMRCHPERTWRGINPPLNSRRPPSEIPSESLSTNFTEADHEVATCLVLLSMDTPCSIVDRGYRDCHEALVPEDVDEIASPSGLNCRFECSSCKRVFGSHQALGGHRASHKNVKGCFAIARSDGEDDCLQIGDHGHDRSTGAGELVLAGEDKLDMALGHQTRMCMSVFSNSQALGGHRRLNLNPSIKREDCGDLDLNFPAPLENNGSSSSSSSSSGLVLDLRLGM